The following proteins come from a genomic window of Rhodohalobacter sp. 614A:
- a CDS encoding nuclear transport factor 2 family protein — translation MNKIELLKQIYENQALDPATLHPDFTLHSYGNNLLAGEFSNIEDVVKHLKAIYELTNNTFEEKPFNFLADDNFGMVSHRMTGERNGKKLDAGGFGLWRFKDGLIIDHWEITTDPDHWDDFWS, via the coding sequence ATGAATAAGATTGAATTACTTAAACAAATTTACGAGAACCAGGCACTCGACCCTGCTACTTTGCATCCAGATTTTACACTCCATTCGTATGGGAATAACTTACTGGCTGGTGAGTTTAGTAACATAGAAGATGTGGTAAAACACCTCAAAGCTATTTATGAATTAACGAACAATACCTTTGAGGAAAAACCATTTAACTTTCTTGCAGATGATAATTTCGGCATGGTTTCACATCGCATGACCGGCGAAAGAAACGGCAAAAAACTGGATGCCGGGGGCTTTGGCCTCTGGCGATTTAAGGATGGGCTCATTATTGACCACTGGGAAATTACTACCGATCCTGACCACTGGGATGATTTCTGGTCATAA
- a CDS encoding SDR family NAD(P)-dependent oxidoreductase, with protein sequence MKRLENKVAIITGAASGFGAADARLFAKEGAKVVLTDIDEENLNQVTDGITQENGEAMCVILDVTSPDDWQKVVNKTTAEFGGIDILVNNAGIASQAPFLESNYETYKKIIDVNLNSHYLGIMAVAPSMIERKGGSIINMSSTVGMVALPGGDPGYTTSKGGSRALTKQAAAELIGFNIRVNSIHPGLFKTAMTKNQGLLDNPEIYSQLTQAIPIKRFGEPEEIANVALFLASDESSYMVGSELVVDGGLIVI encoded by the coding sequence ATGAAACGATTAGAAAACAAAGTAGCCATTATTACGGGAGCAGCCAGTGGTTTTGGAGCAGCCGATGCCAGATTATTTGCCAAAGAAGGCGCTAAAGTAGTACTTACCGATATCGATGAGGAAAACCTAAATCAGGTAACTGACGGAATAACTCAAGAGAACGGTGAAGCAATGTGTGTAATCCTGGATGTTACCTCGCCAGACGATTGGCAAAAGGTTGTGAACAAAACAACGGCTGAGTTTGGTGGCATTGATATTTTGGTTAACAACGCAGGGATAGCCTCTCAGGCTCCTTTTTTAGAAAGTAACTATGAGACTTACAAAAAAATAATCGATGTCAACCTTAACAGTCATTACCTGGGTATTATGGCGGTAGCGCCTTCAATGATAGAACGTAAAGGTGGTTCTATTATCAATATGTCGTCTACTGTTGGTATGGTTGCCCTCCCTGGTGGAGATCCGGGGTATACTACTTCAAAAGGAGGAAGCCGTGCACTTACCAAACAAGCAGCGGCAGAGCTGATAGGCTTTAATATCCGTGTTAATTCTATTCATCCCGGACTTTTTAAAACGGCAATGACTAAGAACCAGGGCTTGCTTGATAATCCAGAAATATATAGTCAATTAACACAGGCAATTCCCATCAAACGGTTTGGTGAACCGGAAGAAATAGCCAATGTTGCGTTGTTCTTGGCCAGTGACGAATCTTCATACATGGTTGGTTCAGAACTGGTCGTGGACGGTGGATTAATTGTCATATAA
- a CDS encoding alpha/beta hydrolase, protein MKALIIPFLISFLITNHLKVTDVDTLSVFSKSMDRNIPVAVVLPSHYSESEKKYPVLYLLHGANGNFTSWLNSPPNKSTVHKLSDQYQVIIVLPDGGKRSFYFDSPNIPDSQYSTFIAKELQTYIDSNYRTFKKKEGRLIAGLSMGGHGAFYIASEYPELYTAAASMSGVMNLDTKTWMVPDSLAEEYTSYLKVLLGPVKNTNQHFFESSIIGRVNKLKAGGIYLSFDCGTEDFLIETNRNLHARLLDQKVPHVYIEKNGDHSWEYWQNSLPFHMLYFYGILKKNGTTVVDE, encoded by the coding sequence ATGAAAGCACTTATAATCCCTTTTCTTATATCTTTTTTAATAACAAACCATCTTAAAGTTACTGATGTTGACACTTTAAGCGTCTTTAGTAAATCTATGGATAGGAATATTCCAGTTGCTGTAGTACTCCCTTCACATTATTCAGAGTCTGAAAAAAAATATCCTGTTTTGTACTTGTTACATGGTGCTAATGGAAATTTCACGAGCTGGCTCAATTCACCACCCAACAAAAGTACTGTCCACAAATTATCTGATCAATATCAGGTAATAATTGTATTACCAGATGGAGGAAAAAGAAGTTTTTATTTTGACAGTCCTAATATTCCCGATAGTCAATATTCCACCTTTATTGCTAAGGAACTTCAGACTTATATTGATTCAAACTACCGGACTTTTAAAAAAAAAGAGGGCAGACTCATTGCAGGTTTATCTATGGGTGGGCATGGTGCTTTTTATATAGCTTCGGAGTATCCTGAACTTTATACCGCAGCAGCAAGCATGAGTGGGGTTATGAACCTTGATACTAAAACCTGGATGGTTCCTGACAGCCTTGCAGAAGAATACACTTCCTATTTGAAAGTGCTATTAGGGCCAGTAAAAAACACTAACCAACATTTTTTCGAATCCTCTATAATAGGACGAGTAAATAAACTTAAAGCAGGTGGGATTTATCTATCCTTTGACTGCGGAACCGAAGATTTTCTTATTGAAACCAACAGAAATTTACATGCCAGATTATTGGATCAAAAAGTCCCTCATGTGTATATAGAAAAGAATGGGGATCATTCCTGGGAATACTGGCAGAATTCTCTTCCATTTCATATGCTTTATTTTTATGGCATTTTGAAAAAAAATGGAACCACAGTAGTAGATGAATAA